Proteins encoded in a region of the Saccharothrix ecbatanensis genome:
- a CDS encoding class I SAM-dependent methyltransferase encodes MTEKALTAAGQDWEEQARNWIAWVRKPGFDSYWRYRDAFFGLVPTAGRATLDLGCGEGRVSRDLVERGHRVTGIDASPTLLEAARQADSEGRYLTADSADLPFPDDSFDLVIAYNVLMDVDDLPGTVSEIGRVLEPGGRLCLSITHPITNTGSRQDGLFVLDRPYFGRHRFEEEVERDGMRMKFTGWNHPLSAYTTALEDSGLLIEALREPQVNDDTIPWHLWMRAVRPR; translated from the coding sequence ATGACCGAGAAGGCACTGACCGCCGCCGGGCAGGACTGGGAAGAGCAGGCGCGGAACTGGATCGCCTGGGTGCGCAAACCCGGCTTCGACTCGTACTGGCGCTATCGCGACGCGTTCTTCGGGCTGGTGCCGACCGCCGGCCGAGCCACCCTCGACCTCGGCTGCGGCGAGGGCCGGGTGTCGCGCGACCTCGTCGAACGAGGGCACCGGGTCACCGGCATCGACGCGTCGCCCACACTGCTGGAAGCGGCACGGCAGGCCGACTCCGAGGGGCGGTACCTGACGGCCGATTCGGCCGACCTCCCCTTCCCGGACGACAGCTTCGACCTCGTCATCGCCTACAACGTGCTGATGGACGTCGACGACCTGCCGGGCACCGTCAGCGAGATCGGCCGGGTGCTCGAGCCGGGCGGCAGGCTCTGCCTGTCGATCACCCATCCGATCACCAACACCGGCAGCCGCCAGGACGGCCTGTTCGTCCTCGACCGCCCCTACTTCGGACGTCACCGCTTCGAGGAGGAGGTGGAGCGGGACGGGATGCGGATGAAGTTCACCGGGTGGAACCACCCGCTGAGCGCCTACACGACGGCCTTGGAAGACTCCGGCCTGCTCATCGAGGCCCTTCGGGAACCGCAGGTCAATGACGACACGATCCCCTGGCACCTGTGGATGAGGGCCGTGCGTCCGCGTTAA
- a CDS encoding M20/M25/M40 family metallo-hydrolase, producing MIVRRMWVAALLAVIAGVGALAVLAFRPPAPVADAAAGEFAAGRAEQHLAAIAQRPHPIGSADNARVREHIADTARGFGAEVTVESDDVVQPWRDVVRVATAHNVVARVPGTDPSVSGGKALMLVAHYDSVPTGPGAADDGAAVAAMLETLRVLRTADVRNDVVFLFTDGEEFGTLGAEAYVRRHGVDGLGAVLNWEARGSGGPVWMFQTGADNGPLVEAFGASSSRPIANSMASEVYRRMPNYSDFTVFLNAGARGLNSAFIDDVRDYHSPYDDLERLDRGSLQHHGETMVGLVRALGDRDLRAGDGNAVYFDLFSRVLVHYPTWLAVVLAVLTVAGLALGVRSGRLRLRAVFAVAGVAVGAVVVAGALSFGLWALVTAVRPGLAFLALSEPYERGWFVAGFLAVGLAVLFAAVRVVRRWSSAEVIAGVLALTAVLLVATTVAAPGVGFLFQWTLLLGLPALWMPRLAFLPPLVAAAIFPPLVGTLMVALGMPLSAVGVVFALLAGVLLMPLLSSLPRPGTVSAGVAVVAVALLAVGTVRFGFDPDEPRPNSLIYLLDTGTGRADWLSADPAPDPWTSRVLGENPERVTLTDVYPMLDDPLMRAAAPSLALPAPTATVVEATEGDVRTVRFRVTPTASAWRTQVTLSDRRACRFGEVDLPGATLELYGPTSREITCDLDPGTPLEVAVADHWIGLPAEASSLVGPRPADTMPVQSGNRPYDAALVRATFRL from the coding sequence ATGATCGTCCGGCGGATGTGGGTGGCGGCACTGCTCGCGGTGATCGCCGGGGTGGGTGCGCTGGCGGTGCTGGCGTTCCGACCGCCCGCGCCCGTGGCGGACGCGGCGGCGGGCGAGTTCGCCGCCGGACGTGCCGAGCAGCACTTGGCCGCGATCGCCCAACGACCCCACCCGATCGGGTCGGCCGACAACGCGCGGGTTCGTGAGCACATCGCCGACACCGCCCGCGGCTTCGGCGCCGAGGTGACGGTGGAGTCCGACGACGTCGTGCAGCCGTGGCGCGACGTGGTCCGCGTGGCCACCGCGCACAACGTCGTCGCACGCGTGCCCGGCACGGACCCGTCAGTGAGCGGCGGCAAGGCGTTGATGCTGGTCGCGCACTACGACTCGGTGCCCACCGGTCCGGGCGCGGCGGATGACGGCGCGGCGGTCGCGGCGATGTTGGAGACCTTGCGCGTGCTCCGAACCGCCGACGTGCGCAACGACGTCGTGTTCCTGTTCACGGACGGGGAGGAGTTCGGGACGCTCGGTGCGGAGGCGTACGTGCGGCGGCACGGCGTCGATGGGCTCGGTGCGGTGCTGAACTGGGAGGCGCGGGGGAGCGGCGGGCCGGTGTGGATGTTCCAGACCGGCGCCGACAACGGGCCGCTGGTGGAGGCGTTCGGTGCTTCGAGCAGTCGGCCCATCGCGAACTCGATGGCCTCCGAGGTCTACCGGCGGATGCCCAACTACAGCGATTTCACCGTGTTCCTGAACGCCGGGGCGCGCGGGCTGAACAGCGCGTTCATCGACGACGTGCGCGACTACCACTCGCCCTACGACGACCTGGAGCGGCTCGATCGCGGCAGCCTCCAGCACCACGGCGAGACGATGGTCGGACTGGTCAGGGCGCTGGGGGACCGGGACCTGCGGGCCGGTGATGGCAACGCCGTCTACTTCGACCTGTTCTCCCGTGTGCTGGTGCACTACCCGACGTGGTTGGCGGTGGTGCTTGCCGTTCTGACGGTGGCGGGGCTGGCACTTGGTGTCCGAAGTGGACGGTTGCGGCTGCGGGCCGTGTTCGCGGTCGCCGGGGTGGCGGTCGGGGCGGTGGTCGTGGCCGGCGCCTTGTCGTTCGGGTTGTGGGCGCTGGTGACGGCGGTACGGCCGGGGTTGGCTTTCCTGGCGTTGTCGGAGCCGTACGAGCGTGGCTGGTTCGTCGCCGGGTTCCTGGCGGTAGGGCTGGCGGTGCTGTTCGCGGCGGTCCGGGTGGTGCGGCGGTGGTCGTCGGCCGAGGTGATCGCCGGGGTGTTGGCGCTGACCGCTGTGCTGCTGGTGGCTACGACGGTGGCGGCTCCGGGTGTCGGGTTCTTGTTCCAGTGGACGTTGCTACTCGGCCTGCCCGCGTTGTGGATGCCCCGACTGGCGTTCCTCCCGCCACTCGTCGCCGCCGCGATCTTCCCGCCGTTGGTGGGCACGCTGATGGTGGCGCTGGGGATGCCGTTGAGTGCCGTGGGTGTGGTGTTCGCGCTGCTAGCGGGCGTGCTGCTGATGCCGTTGCTGTCCTCGCTGCCGCGTCCCGGGACTGTTTCGGCCGGGGTCGCCGTGGTGGCGGTGGCGTTGCTGGCGGTGGGCACGGTGCGGTTCGGCTTCGACCCCGACGAGCCGCGCCCCAACTCGCTGATCTACCTGCTGGACACCGGAACGGGCCGGGCCGACTGGCTCTCCGCCGATCCCGCGCCTGATCCGTGGACTTCGCGCGTGCTGGGGGAGAACCCGGAACGGGTGACGTTGACCGACGTCTACCCGATGCTGGACGACCCGCTGATGCGCGCCGCCGCGCCGAGCCTCGCCCTGCCGGCGCCCACCGCGACCGTTGTCGAGGCCACCGAAGGCGACGTGCGCACAGTCCGATTCCGCGTCACGCCCACTGCCTCCGCGTGGCGGACCCAGGTGACGTTGTCGGACCGGCGGGCCTGCCGGTTCGGCGAAGTGGACCTCCCCGGCGCCACGCTGGAGCTGTACGGACCGACGAGCCGTGAGATCACCTGCGACCTGGACCCCGGCACACCGCTGGAGGTGGCCGTAGCCGACCACTGGATCGGCCTGCCCGCCGAGGCGTCGTCCCTGGTCGGCCCACGTCCGGCGGACACCATGCCGGTCCAGTCCGGCAACCGCCCCTACGACGCCGCTTTGGTCCGTGCCACGTTCCGGCTCTAG